The stretch of DNA CTCATCGTTGGTTTATGTCGTACCCGATCATTTACAGCTGGGACTTCACAACGTTGACCTCGATCCCGCGGATCACCGTGATCCCGCTGTCGCCGCTGGCACGACGCCGGACAATCGGCCGCACCACGGGAGGGGCAGGCACTTCCTGGATCATCGCGACCGGCTCGACCATCGCCGGTTGCTTCTGGTTGTCCAGCGGATTGCGCAGGGCCAGTTGCAGCTTGCCGGCCGCCATCCCCTTGACCAATTCCTCGGCCTGCTGGGGGGTCATTTCCAGGGTCACGGCGCGCACGACCACCGGTTGGGTCTTGTCAGTACTGGCCGTCTGGTCCACCGCCAGCACCCGCAGGTCTTCCAGGATGGTCTTGGATTCGGCATCGCCGGTATTGCCGGTCTGCCGGGTAGCCAGCACATCGACCCGGTTACCCGGCAACAGGAAGCCCCCCACGCCGACCACGTCGTCCACCCGGACCGAGATCGCACGCTTGGTGGGCTCGATCAGCGACGCCAGGGTACTGCCGCCCAGGTGTTCGGCCAGACGCGCACCGCGCAGGATGTCGCCGCGCAGCATGGAGAAGGTGGCGATCTTGCCCACCACCTTCTCGGTCGCGTCGAAAGCATCCTCGGGCACCGTCTCCTTGGGCATACGGACCAGCGCGACCTGCTGTGGCTCGACCATTTGCCCGAAAGCGATTTCCACGGTCGCCACCACCACGTTCTGCTGGTTATCGTCGGGGGTGGCGTTGAGCCGTGCATTGAGCCAGGTGTTGGCCATCCATGCCGCGCCCAGGCCCAGAACCACGGACAGGGTCACCAGAGTGAAAGTACGAGAACTCATGTCGAAATCTCCTTACTCAAAGAAAGTCGAGCTGGACGAAGTAGCTGTGCCATGCCCACTCCAGTTCCAGGGTTGACAGGGGTCCGCTGGCGCCCACATAACGCTGGCGATCGAGCGCCATGCTCAAGAGATCCCGCGGGTGGCAAGGCACCAGCGGCATGTTTTCAGCGCCATAGAGTTCATCCAGGACGTAGCGCAACAGTTGCGGGTCGTATTGGATGTTCAGGCGCTCTGTCTCTTGAATCCAGATACGTTCGTACTCCTCGGGCTTGAGGTAGCCGAACTGCAGCTTGTAGCCAATCCGCCGCAGGAACGCCTCGTCGGCCAGTTCCAACGGGTTCAGGTTGGTGGAAAACACCAGGATCAGGTCGAACGGCAGCTCACAGTGCCGCCCGCCGCCGAGGTTGAGGAAATCGCGTTTCTCCTCCATCGGTACGATCCAGCGATTGAGCAATTCCGCGGGCGCCATGCGCTGGCGTCCCATGTCGTCGATGACGAACAGGCCATTGCTGGCCTTGAGCTGCAACGGTGCCTGGTACTGGCGAGTGAAGGGGTCGTAGCGGATATCCAACTGTTCCATGGTCAACTCGCCG from Pseudomonas chlororaphis subsp. chlororaphis encodes:
- the cpaB gene encoding Flp pilus assembly protein CpaB; this encodes MSSRTFTLVTLSVVLGLGAAWMANTWLNARLNATPDDNQQNVVVATVEIAFGQMVEPQQVALVRMPKETVPEDAFDATEKVVGKIATFSMLRGDILRGARLAEHLGGSTLASLIEPTKRAISVRVDDVVGVGGFLLPGNRVDVLATRQTGNTGDAESKTILEDLRVLAVDQTASTDKTQPVVVRAVTLEMTPQQAEELVKGMAAGKLQLALRNPLDNQKQPAMVEPVAMIQEVPAPPVVRPIVRRRASGDSGITVIRGIEVNVVKSQL